ATGCTGAGCTTTATAAagcttttaaaggtgacgtaaCAACCCTTCTGTATAGTTTACTCGCCGGATCTTTCTTGGTTGGTTCTCTGCCttttttcttttggcagggcGGACACAGTGATCATGCCGAGGAATGTCAGCCCCGCGAATCTTAAAACCTCATCCGGCCATAGGTCGATTACACTTACAAGCATAGTCACGATGAGCTCTGTGTTGCTTCCCAAGCAAGGCCAATTGGGCTGTGGAGTGCGGAGCCCGACTCGGCCCATGTGGGAATGTGGGGAACATTCGGGCTCATCAATTGCTACCCAGATGGGCTCCTTGTGGGCTGCTCAAACATGACATAGATCAGGCCCATTTCGGACCCATATAGACGGCAGCATTTAGGTTGCTCACATTCAACCCGGACTGCCGAGAGCCCCTCAAATACTGATAGGGGACCGATGCCGGTTCTGCAGGGCCAAGCACCGCTATGCCTTGCGCAAATATTCTACAGGGTGGCCGAGGTCGGTATTTTTGGGGCTAGTCGCATTGCCTAATCAGGCCAGTGCGGGTTCCGCAGAGACAAGCCCAATCTTGGCTTGCTCACATGTTCCCTACTGGGGGACGATGTGCGTATTTTTGAGGCTCGTGCACAAATTATTCGCACGACACTCCAGCCAAAGCACTTCGCTAAAACCTTTTATTGCgaattgcgaaagcattacaccACGGGTTCAATGCGAGCATATAACCTTGTAGCGTCCCTGACCGTGAGGgtgcagaaacaaaataaatattgtcCCTACTGGATTTCGAATccgcggcggtgcgaacagacAATCTTCGCCAGTCACTGCCCGTGAacactatgctatcgctgcagccgaccacgcctcgtgttaagctgcaacgcaTACTCGTGCTGTGCGTTGCAAATAGTCTTCTTCATCTCAACTTTCATCTTCTGCGGGAATGGATCTGATCAGCTTAAACTctatcagagcttaaccttagtGTATTATCGTCGTCAGACGCGCGGACGACTCATAATGCAAAACTATGAGCCAAAAAGGTGAAAGCGTGCTTTAGCGCGTCTACTAGGTTTAACTACATTACAACCCTACCACTTTTTGTACCGCTTGACGCATATGGGCTGCTCACGACCAGTGTGTATTACGCTTACAAATATTTCCCCCGCAATTGTGCATGGAGTACGTTTATTGCCACAATACTATACAGAGTGGCAGGTAGTAAAGGATATTTCCGATAAGGTGGCACAGTTATTCGCGCGTATTGTCCCGTCATTTGAACCGTTCTTAGCGCGTTGGAGAGTAATAAGCATGTAACCTTTATTAATTGCATAAAGGTTCTTAAAATCTTGAAAATATTTGGCAAAAACTTATGGGCATATATTTAATCATTTGATAAAAGTACTGCGTGAATGCAATAGGAAAGACAAGCCGGTGTGCTCGGCCCCGCTACGGCCTATTCTGGACCCACGGTGGCATTGCATCGGCAGCACCATTCGGACTGTCCGCGCTTATTTCTCATAGAGCATGGATTTATTCCCCTCAAGTAGCCAAAAGGGGTAGATGTGGGCAGCATGCGGGAAAGTCCGTTTTCCAGCTCCGCCGCAGCCGATGTAGAACTACAGTAATTTTCTCCTGGGAGACCCACAAGGGCCAGCCGCCAATTTTCTGCATGAGGTCAGACTTGTGTTAGAACTTCCCTGACGTGTCCCAGGAAAGACCAATGAGGGCATAAACCGGGCACGCCCGTTTTCTAGCTCACCATGGCCGCTTTTGGGACTTAATGGAGTTTTGTGCACAAAGCCCCGACTAAAGTTTTTCCTGCCTGAAGCTCAGCAGTTGCGTGGCGTCTTGCCTCAAGGATCCCAAATGTGAACCCTGTGGGCACGACCGCTCTTCAGCCTCACCGCTGCTTATGAGGGACCTACGGCTGTCTATTTCAGGCAGCCTCATTTGGACTACCGCACGTACTCGCTGCATAAAGCCCACAATTTTGTTGCATCTGCCTTTAAATATCCCACAACGGACATATGTGGGCATCATGCGGACACGCCCGCTTTCTAGACCCACCACGGCCCATCCGAGTCCTTTAGCACTTTTTAACGGGGAGCCCTGTTTCGGCTAGACCAGATGTTCCTGAATGAAGCCCACATTTGAGTTCCCTCGGCCCTTCAGTGCCCCACATGTGATCCATGTTTGCTGGATATGAGAGTTATGGCTTAGTTATCTCTTGCAAATACGATATAATACCTATGTGGAATCAACATGGGCAAGCCACTGTAACACCTTCGTCAGCCTCCTGTGGGAATTAGGCAGGTAAAATAAATTTGGGTTTGCCTGTTGATTCATCGGTCCCGCTGGGGCCGACAAAGAGATTAGAGGGGTTGCCCTAGCATAAAATGACCACATGGGACCCGCATGATGGGACTCACATCGTGGACTACAAGGGTTTTGGATACAGGTGAATGTAGTCTGTGCGGAAATACATCTGCAGCGAAAAAGGTGAAAAGTATATAAAAGCAACAAAACAATAAGAATGACGTGGTGTGGACAAAACGGTGGTTGGAGTGGCTCAGCAGTAGTTTAGAGTCAAGAAGTAGTTAGTGTGGTCAGCTGCTTGGTAGCGTGTTCATACCTCTTGCGCAGCGTGACctgtcattttttatttattggttGCTTTGTTTTCTATCAGAGTATAATTAGTTATATATGTTAATACTTACACTGTATTCTCTACCTTCCGTATGTAATGCCTCGCTTCCCACCCCCTCTTCCTTGTGAGGGCCTTTAGGCGAAACCTGAAGGAAGAAAAATCCCGCAATTGCTGAGCGGCGGTCATCTGATGATAAGTGTAAAGCGATGTGGGTAGAAAACAGGCTTGATATATTTGCGCTCGTTCATCCAAGATCTTCGAAGACCAGCTACCCCAACAGCAAGTGTTACTCAATTTTTATGTTTTAACTCCACGCCCAAGACGCGTGATCTAATCCCGGAAGAGGTGGCCTAAGTGCGATCGAGCTAAAATGAAAAACGCTCGTGTTATCTGCGGTGCTCATGCACTTTAAATAACTTAAAATGGTGAAACCTTATCATGAGCCATTCATGGCAGCGTCTCTCGTGGCTCACTGGCCGTTTAAAAGGTTCAACTCTGTCTACCACATAAACCTTCGGTTCCTACGCGTTTCTATCATAAATAAAAAATTGCGCAAGCCACACGAACAGCTACGCAATACCAATGCGTTGGGTGCCACTTGCAGGTAGAGGACCGAAACAACTCAGTGTTCACCGCCTTCCTCCAGGAACTCGGACTCCCGTGGCCAAGCAAGTCTCCCGCAAATCGATATCAGCTTCTCAACACCCTGGTTCGGTCTTCATTGCAGTATGGCATGCCAATGTTCTGGGGCTTCTACGTGGGTAGACACCCATTCCTGCCCGCTGAGAACACCATATACATGACGCTAGACCCCCGCTGCATACAGTGGATCCGCGACATCGAGGCATTGTCTGTGAGGGGCAACGCAGACGACTACCTTAGGCGATCTGCCGAGATTGTCGGTGGTACAGGTCAGTCCTACTCGACAATGATCCGACATGTGCTGAACACTCACAATGAAGTGGTCGAGATTGTGCGCCGTTTTTGGGGAGAAGACACTGTACCACAGCTTCACAATCTGAGCGAACCAGAACTCCGACGAGCTGTCAATGGCCATCTGCCAGACGACTCACAATTATGGCCCGTGGATGAAATGGTGAACCTCCACCCTGAACTGTACGCTCAGGTTGATTCGGAGCTGTTGAACCGAAGCAGCGAGTCTCAGGAGCGTTTCAAATTGTTTTTGGGTGCGTACGTGGTATGGGCGCTGACGCCAATGGTCTCTAGCTATCTGACGAACAGCATGCTTGTGGATATGGGCCGTGAACGGAGCCTGCACGACTACAATTTCTTCAAGTGTATGGAGGCTTTGGAAATGTTGATGCCAATGGTGAAGTGGCAGATGCACAGGGATCTTCAAAAGAACCTGGAGCCCACGTGGAATATCGTGCACTTGTCCAAGCTGTCCATTGAGGCCTTCGCGCGCTCTTACAGTGAGTCCTTGGCGCAGCAAGTAAGGTCAATTTTAGGGCTCGTAGGAGTCAATGCCTTCAATATGACGAGCTCGTGGAATATGCTGGACGACGCCTTCGCATACCTTCCCAACGACACAGCGGCGCCCTTCTTTAAGTTGTATCGAAGAGCTGCGCAGGCTACTGTAACCTTCTTCAAGCAGTCGATCCATCGGCCGGGACACAGCATCTACCACGTGCCTGGCATCGCCTCAGTCCGCACGTATCGGCTGGTGATTGCGCGGGAAGTGTCTCTCTACCACTTCCTGACCTCAGCGCCACTGTACGAGCCTTGGCATCCATTGGCCGTAATTTCAGCTCTTGCTGGGACTTCTGCGGTCGCCCAAATCAACGTATTGCTCCGGCTAACACTCTTCTACGACTACCAGTTCAAGGTATGTGGTCCGATACTTAATGAAAATATATTATAATTACTTGCAGCGAAGTGACAGAGGTTTTGATAATGACCTTTGAAACAGAGTCTTTTGTGTGTATATGCCTGAAAAGTTATTCCGCTGCCAAAAATTGAAATACCCATGTGTTACATGCCACATGCCTTACGACAACTATATCAATAAAAGAACAGACAGAGGGTAGATTTCATGTAATGTCGGGGCGGTAGCGAAGAAGAGTGTCCATTGTGCAGGAGGGCTCGAGGCCGTATCGCAGAAAAAAGCGAAAGAATCCAGGGGTGGTTTGCGTTGCAGTGTTACACGCGTGGGTGACAAAGAGAAGAAcctgatcccagttggagtggccGGCGTTGACGTGCATGTCCAGCATTCACTGAGGGTTCGGTTGAAACGCTCTCTCAAGCCGATGGTCTAGGTAAGACGAAGTGGTTCGGTGGATAATGCGGCATTCTTTGAAGAGGGCCTCTAGCGTGTCAGACAGGAATACGTGTCCACGTCGCTGAGCAGTTCTTGAGGAGCACAATGACGAAGAATCAGATCTTGAGAAGAAAAGAAGCGACGTAACGGACAGACGCAGACGGCAATGGTGACGTTTCAGTATCATGAAAGAGATGATAGACGGTCACGACAATCCAACAGTGACTAACGGGAGTGGGAGGATGGGTGCCGTAGAGGTCTATGCCAACGTGATCAAACGAGCTGCCAGGACATGTAACGGGTGCAATGAAGCAAGCGGGTTGTGGGCAGGGGTTTTACGCCGTTGACAGGACGGACAAGACCGCACAAAGTGGTGAACAAAGCGGTACATACAAGATCAGTAGAACCGAAGACAGGGACGTGTGTAGGTTTTCATAACGCCGCCGTGTGCACAGTGAGGTCCGCACGGAAAGCAGCGCAAATCTCTGCGCGCGGATGGCGGGGAACGACTAGGAGCCATTTGCGTCCGTCGGACTGGTAATTGCGATGATATAGCATGCCGTCCCTTATAGAAAAGTGACGTTCTTAACAGAAAattggatcatcatcatcatcatcagccttactacacccactgcagggcaaaggcctctcccaagtctctccaattaaccctatccgttgccagctgcatccaccctttggctgcaaacttcttaatctcatccgcccacctaaccttctgccgccccctgctacgcttattttctcttggaatccactccgttacccttaaggaccagcggttgtcttgccttcgcattacatgccctgccaaagcccatttctttctcttgatttcgactaggatgtcattatcccgtgtttgttccctcacccactctgcccgctttcgatctcttaacgctacacctatcatttttctttccatggctcgctgcgttgtccttaacttaagctgaactcttttcgttagcctccacgtttctgccccgtaggtgagtaccggtaagattatgctgttgtacactttcctcttgagggaaattggtaaactgccactcatgatctgcgagaatttgccatatgcactccacgccattcttatccttctagttatctccctctcatgatccggatcagctgtcactacctgccctaagtagacgtattccgtcaccgcttctaggctctcgctgccaattgtgaaatgttgtttccttgctaggctgttgaacattaccttggttttctgcatgttaatttttagacccatcgatctgctctgtctgtctaactcattgatcatgatttgcagttcacaacctgagtgactcagcaaggcaatgtcgtcagcaaatcgcagattatttaggtattctccatttattcttatttccaactgttcccaattcaggcctggaaatacctcctgtaaacatgcggtgaacagcattggcgagatcgtgtctccttcccTGACGCCCTtccatattggaattttattgctgactttatggaggactatagtagctgtgctgttgctatatatatcttccagtattttgacataaggctcttctaccccctgattacgcaatgcctgtatgactggtgaggtttccactgagtcgaatgctttctcgtaatcaatgaaagctatatatagaggttggttatattctgcgcatttttctatcaccttattgatagtgtgattatgatcgattgtggaatatcctttacgaaagcctgcctgatcatttggttgattaaagtctaacgttgttctgactctattagcgatgaccttagtaaatactttgtaggcaacggatagtaagctgatcggcctgtaattttttacgtccttggcgtctcccctcttatgaattaagataatgtttgcattcttccaagcttctggtacagtcgaggtcaaaaggcattgcgtatacagggtggctagtttttctagcacgatgtcccctccatccttcaacagatctgctgttacctgatcctccccagctgcttttccccttttcattgcttctaaggctttctttacttcatctttcgctcctggcgggatgacgcattgctgtacactgctgtctttctcattaacgctctgattacattggctactgtacaggtctgtgtagaactcttcggctacgttaactatcttatccatattgctaatgacattgccctgctcttctcttaatgcatacatttggtttttacctatgcctagtttcctcttcactgtttttaggctacctccgttctttatagcatgctcgattctctctatattaaacttccttatgtcggctaccttgcgcgtatttattaactttgataactCCGTTagttctatcggtagggttagatgccctcatgttttggcgcttcttaatcagatctttcgtcacctgagatagcttcccggtatcttttcgaactgtcctaccgtctacttctactgcgcactccgtaattattgatgtcagattatcgtgcattgaatgaacatcaagatcatcttcctcagttaaagccgaatatctgttttgcagcgctatcctaaactcctgtgctttccctcttacggctaactcgttaatggtcttcttcttcactagcttctttcgttccctcttcaagtctaagctaattctagaccttaccattctgtggtcgctacaacgcacccttccgaggacggccacatcctgaatgatgccaggtttagcgcatagtaggaagtctatttcatttttaatctcaccattggggctcctccaggtccacttcctgttttctcatttgcggaagaaggtattcatgatccgtaaattatttctatccgcgaattcgactaataactctcccctgctatttctagagcctatcccatagtcacctaccgcgtggtcgtcagcctgcttcttgcccaccttcgcattgaagtcgcccatcagtacagtgtactgcgattttactctattcattgctgattctacgtcctcatagaagctttcaacggtctggtcatcatggctggatgtgggtgcgtaggcctgcaccactttcagcttgtacctcccattcagcctaattactatagctgctaccctctcgttaatactgtagagctcctctacgttgccagctatatccttattaatcaggaatcccacacctagttctcttctatcctcaaacccgcgatagcacagtatgtgtccgtcctttagtgctgtatatgcctcacctgtcctcctaacttcactaagccctatcacatcccatttaattcccgctacttcctcaaacagcactgctaggctagcctcactagctaaagttctagcgttgaacgttgccaggttcagattcttagcaccctccgctgcttcacaggtctgaccgccgccatggtcagttgctctgcagccgctggggactgagggccgagggttaattggtttgatcatagaaggttgcggcgaagtactacaccagggtggccaaatcctgctctggtgagagcgtgcgttgtcggttctggtcaccgagatcaggccgcactccaggcctggttatgcaattccatcgacacgcggattttttttttaaacctggtggagaattgcgcggcaccaggatttgaaccccggtcctcttgcacgcgacgcggatgttctacctctacgccatcgctgcttaaCAGAAAATTGGATAGGTTGAATGATCTGTAGTGGGACTAGAAAGAACGTCTAGAAGAGCGGCAATCCAAGGGTCGTTTCGCTGCTCTGTGGACATGCCTGTCGAGGCAAGTGGCGACAAGTCCGATGCAGACACCGGTGAAGGTGATTATAAATTTTTATAGCTCAAGGGCATATATGTTAAAAGCGCGCCATGGCAAAAGGTATTTTTCTGTTACAAGATCCATTTCCCAAGCCTGTCACCCCtcataagccaagcaccaggccagaggaaagcttgtacacatTCTATCACCGGTAGGCAGACGCGGGGTCAGATGATATAGCACTAGGTAGCGGTGAGCGGGAGAGAGCGTCCGTGTCACTATGCTTGAGGCCAGAGCGTTAAATGACGTGAATGTCATACACCTGCAatcgaagagcccagcgagcgagGCAGCCTTACGGGTTTTTCAGAGAGCCCAGCCAACAGAGGGCATGGTGCTCGGTGACGATAGAGAACGAACGGCCGTAGGTGTAGGAACGAAATATGGCAATGGCCAAAATAATAGCCTAACATCCTAtttctaaaaaagaaaagttgGCCTCTGCTTTGCTCCAGGTCCGACTGGCATAGGCAAGTACCTAGTCATTGAAGCCAGGTTCGAAATGGGTCAGAATGGCGCCTACTTTATGTAGCTGGCGTCAATGTGAATTTCAGTTGGCGCAGTGGGGTCAACAGTGGCGCAGTATAGGAGGCGAAACCAATAGGCGGCGCCGAGTGTCGTAGGAATCATCGCAAGCAGGCGTCCAAGCGGAGAAGTTGGAGCTGCCGGTGAGGAGTTTGGTCAGAGGGACGATGATCGAGGATTAACTAAGGATGAAGTGGctaaagtacgagcagaggccaaCGAAGCTACGGAGCTGCTTCAGTGAAGTTGGCTTCGAAAATTCGGCAACTGCACGAAGTTTCACGGGGTCCGGAAGAATACCGTCCATAGAAACGACGTGTCCTAAAATTGCGAGTTGTCGGGCAGCAAcgcagcactttttcaaattCAATGAAGCCCAGCGACAGTCAGACAATTGAGGACGCGCTTCACGTGGAAGGGATGAGAAGGAAAGTCCGCAGAAAAGAAGACGATGTCATCGGAAGAGCAAAGACAAGTCTCCCACTTGAGACCACTGAGGATAGTGTCATCAGGCGTTCTAAAGTTGCCAGGGCGTTGCAAAGGCTAAACGGCATGACATCGAACTCTTATAAGCCATCAGATGTTATGAAGGCAGTTTTTGAGCGATGAGCGTCAGCCATCGGCACCCGCCAGTAGCCAGAGCGCAAATCCAgcgaggagaaatactcggctccttGCAAGCAATCCAG
The genomic region above belongs to Amblyomma americanum isolate KBUSLIRL-KWMA chromosome 9, ASM5285725v1, whole genome shotgun sequence and contains:
- the LOC144103391 gene encoding uncharacterized protein LOC144103391, which encodes MAPATSWHAQKKSKKIVPGRRTLHALLLCFLRPLCKEEQLSLIAMEPIDLPVSRHRFYTEQETDSWPQRERPKIEYSERRQQARDEALRGDAERESSPPEDASHAGRYLRYASFVVSLAAATSATLVVTPVVLLGRLKTCRDGCLTLDEDLRRSLDTSVHPCDDFYGHVCKGWDSSDNLYLDPLEKYRAAFSRRLVREILLQKIPDHSIRSRGKAAGFLFRCLSKVEDRNNSVFTAFLQELGLPWPSKSPANRYQLLNTLVRSSLQYGMPMFWGFYVGRHPFLPAENTIYMTLDPRCIQWIRDIEALSVRGNADDYLRRSAEIVGGTGQSYSTMIRHVLNTHNEVVEIVRRFWGEDTVPQLHNLSEPELRRAVNGHLPDDSQLWPVDEMVNLHPELYAQVDSELLNRSSESQERFKLFLGAYVVWALTPMVSSYLTNSMLVDMGRERSLHDYNFFKCMEALEMLMPMVKWQMHRDLQKNLEPTWNIVHLSKLSIEAFARSYSESLAQQVRSILGLVGVNAFNMTSSWNMLDDAFAYLPNDTAAPFFKLYRRAAQATVTFFKQSIHRPGHSIYHVPGIASVRTYRLVIAREVSLYHFLTSAPLYEPWHPLAVISALAGTSAVAQINVLLRLTLFYDYQFKAYPPQTIDPGVMRLYEDTLRLNAALNASGLLPDASRQESHEVYLASYAALSASNVPDLQTNTAVGGDTGLSRERQQLFWGFPLEQLFFYLQCFSHCGAAGRELQKKVCTQNFTVVGCTKGP